The Paraburkholderia largidicola DNA segment TCAGGATCGATCTTGTGCGTCGTGAGCGTCGGCGAATGAACGGTGAGGCGAACACCAATGTCGCGGCTGATCTGTCCGACCCACACGGATTTGCCGTGATAGCGCATGGTGGTGAGCCAGAGCCGCAAATGGTTGCGCTGGTGAATGGTGTCGCGCGCTTTTTGCAGCGCGAGATCCTGTGCGCGGCCGAACAGATAGAGATCGCTCACGGGCGCGTTGACATAGGGTTCGCCGGAGAGCGCGGACGTCACCATCTTCCAGATCGCGCCTGACCACTTCTGCTCGGTCGGACTCCAGCCGCGCCGCACCAGCGCGGGAAAGGCGTCGTCGAGACCGCCCACGATCACCAGGTTGATGGGGTCGCCATTCTTCGAACCGTCCTTGTTGGTGAGGCAGCATGGCAAGGCTTCGAGCGCCGAGCGGAAGGCGTCGTCATCCGTATAGTCGACGACAGGAATGTCCGGGTCAGCTGCGCGCTTGAAAACGTTGCTGGTCTTGTAGTCGGCCTGAAACCCGGGGACGACGGTGAGGATCGAGAACGTCTGGGCCCGCCCGCTTGCGACGAGGTCCACCTCGACCAGCTTCGCGCCTTCACTGAGGTTGGTCAGCACGAAGCCGGATGCCGTCTGGCCGGGCAGAACAGGATTGCGAAAAGCGACTGCATTAAAGCGTTGGTCGAGTGCGCTCTGTTGTTGCTGCGTCGCGTCACTGTCGAATGCTTCGGCTGCTTCTGAAGGCGGAAAGAAGTTTGGATCCAGTCCCGGACTCATCAGGAAATAGCTGCGATGGTCGTTATTCTCGACTTCGATCCAGACAGGCTGAATTTTCTTTTTGGCGAGTTCTGCCTGGTATAGAGAGCGGCTTTCATCCGACGAAAGTACCGCTGTCGACACGCGCAGGTCGCCATTGGCGCGAGAGACAGCGCGGCTCTGGTAATCGCGTCCAGCCGTCGTGGAAGGGGTGTCGGCGCAGCCGACTATCGAGCAGGCCGCGAAAACGATCGTCAGCACTTGCAGTACGATGCGCTTCATTGGAGCACCTCACGACTGCGCGACAGCGGAAAACTGAATTACCGTCCTTGGATGTTTCGGACCTGCCTTCCGAAACGCAAGAAAATTATAGTGCGTCGAATGGATTGCCAGCCACGGAAGTGACAGGACAGCGAGTTTGTCGCACGGGGACACTCAGTAATGCATGGGAACGATTGACGATGCATCTGCGTTCATCGACGGACGCCATAAATACGGCAAACCAGCTTCCTCTAGTACAACATCGAGGCGATGCATTTCTGCACGATTGCGCCGAACACGCATCAACGCAAGATCGGTCACGGCGACGTTGATTCACCGTGCCATTAGCGATACCCTGAAATCGTTCGTGATCGTCGAATGCTGGTCAACCCGGAGATAACCGTTTCGTGAAACGAGCGTGGGCTTTCTCCTGCATCCTCGCCTTGGGCGCGATCCTCAGCGGATGCAACAAGGACGGATCGCAAAATGCCACTCAGAATCCTGACGCATCTGCGAGTCAGGCGCTGCCGCAGCCTGGGCAGGCCGCGAGTGGCACACCCGCTGCATCGGGCGCGCAGGAGCGGAGCACGCCGGCCGCCATCACCAAAGCTCAGTTGCCAGGGGAAGCAGCTGAGACACTGCGTCTGATCAAAGCGGGCGGTCCTTTTCCTTTTGGCGAGGACGGTGTGTTGTTCCGCAACAGCGCGTCTTTGCTGCCGCAGCATCCGCGGGGCTACTACCACGCATACACAGTTCGCACGCCTGGTTCAACGGATCGCGGGCTACGCCGCATCGTATGTGGTGGACCACGCAAGCAAACCACCGACTGCTATTACACCGAGGACTACTACGCCAGTTTCAAACGCATTGCAGAATAATTCGAGCCAATTAAAAACGCCCCAGGCCTCTTGAAGCAGAGTCTGGGGCGTTGCATTTTCAGAGACGGTTCCGCGACCGCACGATCAACGTGCGTCGTTTCGGCATAGCCTTGTGCGGCACGAGGACAGCCCACTCAGCCGCGCACCGAAGCCTTCCGGAGCAGCTTTCGACGAACGTCGTCATCGGGTTCCCGGCTGGGGCCGTCGAGTGCCCCGCACACGTACCCGCCGAGCGAGAACTAATGCCCGAGTGCCTTCCTCAATTCGGCGGTTATTTCCGCTCGCTGACGGGTGGCAGCGCCGACGTGAAAGCCCGCGGCGATGACAAAGAGGATTCCAGCCACTGGCCAGCCATAGATGGCGGCGGCGAAGCCAAGCCAGCATGCTTCGTGAAGCGGGTAGGCGTGGAGTGCCCATAAAAAGCAGGCAACTGGCAACATCAGCAGGAACAGAGCCGACCGATTAAGAAAAGCTCCGACTGCCGCTTTCTTGTGTGTCTCAGATTGCATGCCTGTCTCCATGAGGAATGGCACTGGCTATAGCGTCGCACAGCAGTCATTGCGCGAATACTTGGTGAAATCCCTGACATATGCCAATCCGTCGGGCGATCGTTCCTGGCATCTGCCGTGATGTGAGAGGTTTCCAACGCGCTGCGGCTATGATGCGTGCATATTCTTTACCCCCTGCTATAACCGGTCATGTCGTCAACCATTGAAACTCGCCACGAAAGTCGCCTCGATGCAGGACTGCATGACTTGCGCGTCACGCGTTATGGATTTCTGCTGCTGGACAACTTCTCGCTGATCGCGTTGGGCACCGCCGTGGATCCGTTGCGAATCGCGAACATGCTGATCGAGCGGAAGGTCTACGAGTACCAGCTGATCGGGGCAAGCGACGAATACGTGTGTTCCAGCGATGGGATCCGCGTGATGCCCGACACGTCGATGGCGGAAGCCGGCAAGTTCGACGCCGTCTTCGTCGTCGGGCCCAATCCGATTCCGCGCAAGGGGATCGGCGCTGTGCTGGACTGGTTGCGCTTGCACGCACGCAGTGGGACGGCACTCGGCGGCCTCGACACGGGCAGCTATTTTCTGGCGCGAGCCGGTCTGCTCAACGGCTATCGATGCACGATCCACTGGGAAGATCAGGACGTGTTACTCGAGCAGTTCCCCAAACTCACAGTGTCGAACCGCCTGTATGAGGTCGACCGCGACCGCTATACGTGCAGCGGCGGCGTAGCGCCGCTGGATCTCATGATTCATCTGCTCGGCATGCCGCCCGGAAGCCATTCGCTGGCAGCGCGCGTACTCGAACTGCTGGTCGCGGAGCGGCGCAGTCATGAGCAACGACAGGTCACGTCGCTGCGGCAGTACATCGGTGCCGAGCACGCGAAACTGGATGAAGCGCTGCAGGTCATGGAGAGCAATGTCGAAGAGACCTTGTCGGTAGCGGAGATCGCGTCGTTTCTCGAAGTCTCGCAGCGGCAACTCGAACGCTGGTTTCAGGAGCGGCTAGGCAAGACGCCCGCGCAGGCTTACCTGGAAATTCGCTTGTTGCGCGCGAGGCAGTTGCTCTACCGAACGGCAAAGTCCCTCGAAGAAGTTTGCGCACGCACGGGTTTTACTTCGCTGACGCATTTTGCGACCCGCTACAAGGCGCAGTTTCACATCTCGCCGATGGCGGACCGCAGGCGTTATCAAAAGGCGCTATAAGCCTCTGAAATTCCCCCGTCACGCTCCCTTGTGGTTAACCCTCAATGTCGAAAATGAAGAGTCTGATGTCGTATCGGGAAATATTCTGAATCACCACACTCCTAACATTCGCTCACTTCCACTGCATTTTTCACCGAGGAGTCGAGCGCATGAAACTGGAGAACCTGATCCGGATCGAGAACGGCGAGAAAGTGAAGCACACTTTCTCCGATGCCGAATATGCAGGCCGTCAAGGCAAGCTGCGTGAACTGATGGCGCGCGAGAACATCGACGCCGTATTGTTCACCTCGTATCACAACATCAACTATTACGCGGATTTTCTTTACTGCTCGTTCGGCCGCAAGTACGGGCTGGTCGTGACGGACAGGAAAGTCGTGTCGATCTCGGCGAATATCGATGGCGGACAGCCGTGGCGTCGTACCGTCGGCGACTACAACGTGGTCTATACCGACTGGCAGCGTGACAACTTCTTTCGTGCCGTACAGGGCGAGATCGACAACAAGGGACGCGTGGGCGTCGAGTTCGATCAGATCCCCGTCGAAGTACTGGGCAAACTGAAGGCCGCGCTGTCGTCCGTCGAGTTCGTCGACATCAGCGCGCAGACCATGCGGATGCGCATGATCAAGTCCGCGGAAGAAATCGAAGTGATCAAACACGGCGCGAATGTGTGCGACGTGGGTGGCGCGGCGCTCGCGGCAGCCGTGCACGAAGGCGTGCCTGAGCACGAAGTGGCGCTGGCATCGACGCAGGCCATGGTGCGTGAAATCGCGCGGCGCTTTCCCGATTCGGAACTGATGGATACGTGGACGTGGTTTCAGTCCGGCATCAATACCGACGGCGCACACAACCCTGTGACGACGCGCAAGGTGCAAAAGGGCGACATCCTGAGCCTGAACTGCTTTTCGATGATCGCGGGTTACTACACGGCACTCGAACGCACGATGTTCTTCGATCATTGCCCGGACGAGCATCTGCGGCTCTGGAAGGTGAATGTCGAGGTGCATGAAGCCGGGCTCAAACTCATCAAGCCGGGTGCGCGCTGCTGCGATATCGCGAATGAACTGAACAAGATCTACGCCGAGTATGGCCTGCTCAAATACCGCACGTTCGGCTACGGCCATTCTTTCGGCGTGTTGTCCCACTACTACGGACGCGAAGCCGGCCTCGAATTGCGCGAAGACATCGAGACGGTGCTGGAGCCGAACATGGTCGTCTCAATGGAGCCGATGATCATGTTGCCGGAAGGCCAGCCGGGCGCGGGCGGTTACCGTGAGCACGACATTCTCGTGATCGGCGAGAAGGGCGCGACCAACATCACCGGTTTTCCGTATGGGCCGGACCACAACATCATCGCGGCCTGAAGGCCAGTAGCGCGAAGCCCTGCGGCGTATGCCGCAGGCGATCAAACATGGCAGGAGGCTTCACTGATGTTTTCAAAAGAACAGACGATCGCAGGCTTCGATCCCGAACTGTCGAATGCGATGCTGCTCGAGCGGCAACGGCAGGAAGATCATATCGAGCTGATCGCATCGGAAAACTACACGAGCCCGCGCGTGCTCGAAGCACAGGGTTCGGTGCTGACCAACAAGTACGCGGAAGGGTATCCAGGCAAGCGCTATTACGGCGGCTGCGAGCATGTGGACGTGGTCGAGTCACTCGCCATTGACCGCGCCAGGCAGCTTTTCGGCGCAGCGTATGCGAACGTTCAACCGCACAGCGGCTCACAGGCCAACGCAGCCGTGTATCTGGCCTTGCTCGCACCGGGCGACACCATTCTCGGCATGAGCCTCGCGCACGGCGGTCATCTGACGCACGGTGCGAAAGTGTCGTTTTCGGGCAAGGTGTTCAATGCGGTGCAATACGGCGTCGATGCGTCGACCGGCTTGATCGATTACGACGAAGTCGAACGGCTCGCGCTCGAGCATCGGCCGAAGATGATCGTCGCGGGCTTTTCGGCGTATTCGCGTGTGCTCGACTTTGCACGCTTTCGTGAAATCGCCGATCGTATCGACGCATATCTATTCGTCGATATGGCGCATGTGGCGGGTCTCGTTGCCGCCGGCCTGTATCCGAATCCCATTCCGTTTGCGGATGTCGTGACGACGACCACGCACAAGACCTTGCGCGGCCCGCGCGGCGGCCTGATTCTCGCGCGCGCAAATGAAGCGATCGAAAAGAAGCTTAATTCGATGGTCTTTCCGGGCACGCAAGGCGGCCCGCTGATGCATGTGATCGCAGCGAAAGCGGTCGCCTTCCGTGAGGCGCTCGGCGCGGAATTCGTTGCCTACCAGAAGCAGACGTTGGCCAATGCGCGCGCGATGGTGGCTGTTTTCATCGAACGCGGCTATAAGATCGTATCGGGCGGCACCGACGATCATCTGTTCCTGGTGGATCTGATCGATAAAGGCATCACAGGCAAGGACGCGGACGCCGCGCTCGGCCGCGCGCACATCACGGTGAACAAGAACGCGGTGCCGAACGATCCACAATCGCCATTCGTGACGAGCGGCATCCGCATCGGCACGCCTGCACTGACCACGCGTGGCTTCGACGAGAACGACGCGAAGCTCACGGCATCGCTCGTATGCGATGTACTCGAACACCTGGGCGATGCGCAGACGGAAGCCCGCGTGCGCGAGCAGGTTGGGCAGCTTTGCGCGCGATTGCCCGTGTATGACCGCTGATGGTTTTGCCGCGACGCCGATGCATCGACCTATAGCGATGAATAGAACCTGCTAACGAGGAGACGTACATGAAGCAAAGCGTGGTAATTGGAGAGCTCGCGGCGCCGGACTACGCGCGCCGTATCGGCGACGGCTGGCCCGTGCTGATCCCCCTCGGCGCACTGGAGCAGCACGGTCCGCACATGTCGATGAACCCCGACGTGCTGCTGCCGACGGCGATCGGCATTGCCGTTGCGCAAAACATCGACGCGCTCGTCGCACCGGCCATCGCCTACGGCTATAAGTCACAGCAAAAGAGTGGCGGCGGCAATCATCTGTGCGGCACCACGAGTCTCGACGGCCATACGTTGTCGTCGACCATCAAGGACATCCTCAAGGAATTCGCGCGGCACGGCGCGCGCAGAATGTGTCTCATCAACGGTCACTTTGAGAACTCGATGTTCGCCGTCGAAGGTATCGACCTTGCGTTGCGCGAGCTGCGCTGGGAGGGCATTGACGACGTTCAGGTGGTGCTGCTGTCGTATTGGGACTTCGTCACCGAGGCGACGATTGCGCGGATCTACCCGGACGGATTTCCGGGCTGGGCCGTCGAGCACGGCGGCGTATTGGAGACGTCGCTGATGTTGCATCTGCATCCGCATCTGGTGGATATGTCGCAGGTGCCCGCGCATGCGGCGGCGACGTTTCCGCCCTACGACGTGTTTCCGCCGATCCCCGAATGGACGCCCGCATCAGGATGTCTTTCGTCCGCGGCGGCCGCCACGGCGGACAAAGGCAAGCTGCTATTCGACGTCTGCGTTGAAGGTATGTCGCAGGCACTGAGCGAGGCGTGGCAAGCCCGCGCCAACGCATCGCTTGCATCGCGAGCCTGAAACCGGGGAAGAGCCATGAGCACGCATGAAAGCAGTCACACGCAACAGGCAGTGGAGGCCGACAAGGCGTGGAGCATCGAGCAGCACGCCATCGATCCCATTCCCCGCAAAGACCGGCATGGCACGCCAGCCGAACTCTTCAAGATGTGGATCGGCGCAAACACGAACTACGTAGTCGTCGTCACGGGCGCGCTGGCGCTCTCGCAGGGGCTGTCGTTATGGCAGGCGTTGCTCGCGATTCTGGTGGGCAATGCATTTGGCTGTTTCGTGCTCGGTCTGACGACCATCATGGGGCCGAAGACGGGCACATCGGGCATCATGACGTCGCGAAGTTCATTCGGGCAGCTTGGTTCTTTTCTGCCGAAAGCCGTCAGTCTGATTTCGGCCTTGAGCTGGTTCTCGATCAACTCCGTCGTCGCGACCCAGGCACTCGAATCGCTGCTGAAAATGGGCGGTTTTCACAGCCACGGCGTGGTGTGGGTCTCGCTTGCGATCATTCTGGCTGCGGAGATCGTGCTGGCGATATTCGGTCACGCCACCATCATTGCGGCAGAAAAATGGATCGCGGTAGTACTTGCGGTCCTGTTTGCGGGACTCGCCGCATTCGTGTTGCCGCATACGAGCCTTGCAATCGCGTCGCAGGTCAATCATGGCGGCGGGTCGTTCAGCACGTGGCTGATCGCAATGGGGATCGTGTTTTCTTACCCGATCGGCTGGGCCAATTTTGCCTCGGACTACAGCCGCTATTTCCCTGCGGAAACGAGCTGGAAGAAGATCGTGCTCGCGGCGGGCGGTGGCCAGTTCGTCGCGCTGGTGTTCTGCGAAGTGATCGGTGTGCTGTTCGCGACGGCGCTCGGTGGCTCGCTCGGCGACGATCCTGTCAGCCAGTTGTCGCGCTTTCTGCCGACGTGGTTCATCGTGCCGTTGCTGTTCGCGATCATTCTCGGCGGCATCGCGGCCAACGTGCCCAACGGCTATACGGCGGGTCTCGGTCTGCTCGCGTTGCGCATTCCGATCAACCGCATTACGTCGCTGGCGATCATCGCATTGTTCACATTGACGTTTCGTATCGTCACGGTGTTCTACGGACAGTTCTTCGACATGTACCAGGTCTTTCTCAACTACATGGTCTTCTGGACTGCGCCTTGGGCCGCGATTGTCGTCGTCGACTACTTCATGCGCGGAGGCCGCTATCGCACCGACGACTGGATGAAGTGGGGCAGTGGCGCGTACTGGTACACGGGCGGGATATTCTGGCCTGGCATCATTGCGTGGGCACTGGGGATCGTCGCGTCGATCGTGTTCTCCAACTCGCCGACCTATGTCAGCCCGTTGATGCGCGACTATCTCGGCTGGGGCGACCTGAGCTTCGAGTTCTCCCTGCTGACGGGCGGTATTGCGTACTTCCTGCTTGCGCGCCGGCATCCGCTCTTTCACACATCGTCGTCTGGGGATCGCCTGCAAGGCGACGTGCACTCCAGCTCGATCTGATCGTATCTGCCAAGGTTGCCCGCTGTATTCGCCGACGTTGCAAAACGTCAGCGGATACAGCGGGCTTTTTGCATGCTGGTCACGGCTGGATCAGGTATACCCTCGATGTCGAAAACAGAAAGTATTGCGTCGAGACGGGAAATGTTCGTTGATATTGGACTCCTACCATGCACTCAAGCAGGCTCGATCGATTGAGGTCCGATCGGACGAGCCGAAGCACCGCGCGAGCGCATGTTGCTGCCTGCGCACCGTTATCGCAACATCAGGTCCGGAGAGAATCAATGAGCACGAGAAGAACCTTGTCGGGCGATTCCGCGAACGGCATCATCGCGCCGTCAGGAGCAAGTGACAGTTCCATGAATGAATCGGTGGACCCGAAACTGCTCAGGCGCGCGGCATGTGCGAGCTTCATCGGCAACTTTGTCGAATGGTTCGATTACGCGTCGTACGGTTATCTCGCGACGATCATTGCCGTGGTGTTCTTTCCGAAGACGGACGGCACCACGGGACTGCTGGCGGCATATGGCGTGTTCGCCATTTCGTTCATCGTGCGGCCGATCGGCGGTATTGTCTGGGGTCACTTCGGCGACAAGGTCGGCCGGCGGACATCGTTATCGCTGTCTATTCTGATCATGTCGTGCTCGACTTTCGTCATTGCACTATTGCCAACCTATGCGCAGGTCGGGGTGTTCGCGCCCGTTCTGCTTCTGGTCGTACGCGTGATTCAGGGCTTTTCGGCCTCGGGCGAATACGCGGGCGCTTCGGCGTTCCTCGCCGAATACGCACCGGCAAAGCGACGTGGCTTCTATACGAGCATCGTACCGGCGAGCACAGCGGCAGGTCTGCTGTTTGGCTCGATTCTCATCGCTGTATTGCATGCCGCGTTGAGCACCGAGCAACTGCATTCGTTCGGATGGCGTTTGCCGTTCCTGCTGGCAGCACCGTTTGGTCTGATCGGTCGGTACATCCGCGTGAAACTCGAGGACACGCCGCGTTTCAAGGCGCTGGAGCACGACCATCACGTGGCGCGCGCGCCCATTGCCGAACTGCTGGGCAAGCATCGGATGAAGATGTTGATCGCGTTCGGTGTGACGTGCCTGAATGCCGTCGCGTTCTATCTGGTGTTGAGCTATATGCCGACCTATCTGTCGACGGAATTGGGTATGGACGAGACGGCCTCGTTCATTGCTGCGACGATCTCGCTGACGGCCTACATCGGGCTGGTGTTCGTGATGGGCGCGCTGTCCGATCGCATCGGACGCAAGTCGATGCTGATCGGCGCGTCGATCCTGTTCGCGGTGTTGACGGTGCCGCTCTTCAAGGGGCTGGCCGGCGCGAGCTTCATGATGATCGTCGCGATCCAGATCGCCTTTGGCGCATTGCTGACGATGAACGACGGCACGCTGCCTTGCTTTCTCTCAGAGATCTTTCCGACACGGGTGCGCTATAGCGGCTTCGCGTTCTGCTTCAATGCGGCGAATGCGCTCTTCGGCGGCACGGCGCCGCTCGTCGCGACATGGCTGATCGGTGCGACGGGCAATAAGCTCGCGCCAGCGTGGTATCTGGTCGGCGCGGCAGGTGTCGCGCTGATCGCGATGATCTTCAGCCGCGAGACCTCGCAAGCACCGTTGGCCGACGAGTAACCCGGCCATGGGCACTACAGCCGATTCATTCGAGGTCAAGCCGCCCGTGCACTTCGGCATTGTCCTTCTGCCGAATTTCACGCTGACAGCATTTTCCGGCTTTGTGGATCTCTTGCGTCTTGCCAGCGACGATGCCGATTTCAGCAAGCCGGTGCGGTGCGCATGGACGATAGTCGGCGAAACGCTGACGCCAGTGAGGGCGAGTTGCGGCATTCAGGTCCAGCCGTGGCAAACCTTCGACGACGCAGGGCGCTTCGATTATGTGGTCGTGATCGGCGGCCTGCTGCATTCGGGACCTGGCGTCGGGGATGCCACACTTCGCTTCATTCGACATGCCGCCGATTCGTCGTCCACGCTCGTGGGGATTTGCACTGGCGTGTTCGCGTTGTCGAGCGCGGGTGTGATGGACGGACATCGCGTGTGTGTCAGCTGGTTTCACTACTGGGACTACATTGGACGGTTTCCGCATGTCGACGAAAGCCTGCTCGTCGCCGACCGGCTGTTCGCGATCGATGGGCGCCGTATCACGTGCTCGGGTGGTCGCGCGTCCATCGATGTGGCAGCGGCCATTCTGCAGCGGCACATCGACGTTGCGACTGTTCAGAAAGCGCTGCGTATCCTGCTCGTGGAAGATGCGCAGCGCCCGAGCGCACCGCAACCGCACCCGCCCGGCACCGAACCCGTGACACATCCTCGGGTGAAGCGAGTCGTTCATCTGATGGAGCAGCACATTGGGCGACCGTTGAGCATGGAAGAACTGGCCGATCGGGTGGAGGTGTCCGTGCGACAACTCCAACGGCTGTTCAAGACGCAAACGGGTGAATCGCCCCTTGCGTACGCGCGTCGGATGCGGCTGAAGACGGCTGCATGGCTGTTGACGGACTCGGACCGGACGGTGGCGGATATCGCGGCAACCTGTGGCTTTTCGGACGCCTCTCACATGGGGCGTGAATTTCGACGCGAGTATGGCGTCGCCCCCAACGTGTATCGCGCCGCTCGGGGCAATTTGCCGGTAGGTGCGCGCGGCAACGGGGAAACTCAAGCGGTTCGCCGTAGCCCTAAAGCGGCCGGTTATTCCGCGCTGTAGGTGGTAGGGACGGGAAGCCGGCGCAGTGGGTGCAGCTATTGCCCGCTGCCCGGCCACGGCCTTTTTATGCAGCTACGCGTCTTTGCAGCTGGACTTCGGTCACGATCATTGCTTGACTTCGCCTGTCTTTCCCGCCGCGGAGGCGCCTTGAGGAGATAGCGCTTTCGATCGCTTATCCATCAGCGTTCCTTCCGCATTTCCCGGGCCGCCTTGTTGCGCCTTGTCGGTAAGGCTTTTACCAGCGTCGCCGGATTGCATCTTCATCGCGTCGCCGCCCGACGCGTCCCCGGGTTTCGTCTGAGCGCCGGCACCCGCCGAGGCGGTTATCAGTACGACCGCTGCAATTGAGAAGAATCTGTTCATCTCTGCCTCCGCTTATTTCAAGGTGTGACAGACACAGCGCACACCCTGTGCCCGGTGGCATTCACTCGAACGCATGGGGCGGATGGCGATTTCGAAATGGCTTTTCCAGTACGCGACCTTAAAGTTTTTCGGACCGGTGCCGAAATAGCAGAGTGTCAACAGAAGGCTCAACGCCTCTCGCTGTTTCTCTCTTCTCTGCGGCACAGGTCTACAATGAACACGAAGAATTATCGCGAGACGGCTGTTAAAGGGATGGCGCAACAAGTATCGGACCAGCGCCTGATAGATACCGGCGACCGGGATGGCCGTTCATCATCAGTTACCGAATGGATTGAAGAAACCGCTGGCGTTTGGCTGGCGGCAGTGTTCACGGTTATTGCCGGGGCTGGAACGATTCAGCAGGTCGTCGCATTCTTCCGCTAGTTTCCATCTGGAATTGGCCTATTCAAACGTTGCACTCATCGACAACTGCACTGCATTTCCGCTGGGTCTTGCATGTGCCGCAAATTCGTTGATCCACCGAAGATTGGCAGAAACAGGCGTTTTCCCAACCTTGCCGGCCCAGCCGATCATTGGACCCATGCCGACGGAGTAGCCTTTCGCGCCACCGATCAGATCAGCTGTGGGGCCGGTATCGTCGCCGAGCTGCTGAATCCACCCGCCGACGACGCCCACGCTCCATCCACTCCTGAAGCGCTTGAGTGCCAGCACGTCGAGTACGCTGACGGCGGCATTGTGGTAGTTGGTCTCGCCATTCGTTGTATAGAACTCGACGCCGTAGTTGACGGTCAACTCGATGTTATTGCTGGGAAACAGCTTCGTATAGGCAATATTCGGCGTGAATGTCCAGGTGTTCTGA contains these protein-coding regions:
- a CDS encoding GlxA family transcriptional regulator, which produces MSSTIETRHESRLDAGLHDLRVTRYGFLLLDNFSLIALGTAVDPLRIANMLIERKVYEYQLIGASDEYVCSSDGIRVMPDTSMAEAGKFDAVFVVGPNPIPRKGIGAVLDWLRLHARSGTALGGLDTGSYFLARAGLLNGYRCTIHWEDQDVLLEQFPKLTVSNRLYEVDRDRYTCSGGVAPLDLMIHLLGMPPGSHSLAARVLELLVAERRSHEQRQVTSLRQYIGAEHAKLDEALQVMESNVEETLSVAEIASFLEVSQRQLERWFQERLGKTPAQAYLEIRLLRARQLLYRTAKSLEEVCARTGFTSLTHFATRYKAQFHISPMADRRRYQKAL
- a CDS encoding MFS transporter — encoded protein: MSTRRTLSGDSANGIIAPSGASDSSMNESVDPKLLRRAACASFIGNFVEWFDYASYGYLATIIAVVFFPKTDGTTGLLAAYGVFAISFIVRPIGGIVWGHFGDKVGRRTSLSLSILIMSCSTFVIALLPTYAQVGVFAPVLLLVVRVIQGFSASGEYAGASAFLAEYAPAKRRGFYTSIVPASTAAGLLFGSILIAVLHAALSTEQLHSFGWRLPFLLAAPFGLIGRYIRVKLEDTPRFKALEHDHHVARAPIAELLGKHRMKMLIAFGVTCLNAVAFYLVLSYMPTYLSTELGMDETASFIAATISLTAYIGLVFVMGALSDRIGRKSMLIGASILFAVLTVPLFKGLAGASFMMIVAIQIAFGALLTMNDGTLPCFLSEIFPTRVRYSGFAFCFNAANALFGGTAPLVATWLIGATGNKLAPAWYLVGAAGVALIAMIFSRETSQAPLADE
- a CDS encoding purine-cytosine permease family protein, producing the protein MSTHESSHTQQAVEADKAWSIEQHAIDPIPRKDRHGTPAELFKMWIGANTNYVVVVTGALALSQGLSLWQALLAILVGNAFGCFVLGLTTIMGPKTGTSGIMTSRSSFGQLGSFLPKAVSLISALSWFSINSVVATQALESLLKMGGFHSHGVVWVSLAIILAAEIVLAIFGHATIIAAEKWIAVVLAVLFAGLAAFVLPHTSLAIASQVNHGGGSFSTWLIAMGIVFSYPIGWANFASDYSRYFPAETSWKKIVLAAGGGQFVALVFCEVIGVLFATALGGSLGDDPVSQLSRFLPTWFIVPLLFAIILGGIAANVPNGYTAGLGLLALRIPINRITSLAIIALFTLTFRIVTVFYGQFFDMYQVFLNYMVFWTAPWAAIVVVDYFMRGGRYRTDDWMKWGSGAYWYTGGIFWPGIIAWALGIVASIVFSNSPTYVSPLMRDYLGWGDLSFEFSLLTGGIAYFLLARRHPLFHTSSSGDRLQGDVHSSSI
- a CDS encoding LssY C-terminal domain-containing protein, with the protein product MKRIVLQVLTIVFAACSIVGCADTPSTTAGRDYQSRAVSRANGDLRVSTAVLSSDESRSLYQAELAKKKIQPVWIEVENNDHRSYFLMSPGLDPNFFPPSEAAEAFDSDATQQQQSALDQRFNAVAFRNPVLPGQTASGFVLTNLSEGAKLVEVDLVASGRAQTFSILTVVPGFQADYKTSNVFKRAADPDIPVVDYTDDDAFRSALEALPCCLTNKDGSKNGDPINLVIVGGLDDAFPALVRRGWSPTEQKWSGAIWKMVTSALSGEPYVNAPVSDLYLFGRAQDLALQKARDTIHQRNHLRLWLTTMRYHGKSVWVGQISRDIGVRLTVHSPTLTTHKIDPDVDEARTALTEDMAYSQSLVKLGLVAGVGAAPQSAPRENLTTDPYYTDGYRQVLVFDHAPRSLAEIELFPWVADDAFRGTSSGGKR
- a CDS encoding M24 family metallopeptidase, which translates into the protein MKLENLIRIENGEKVKHTFSDAEYAGRQGKLRELMARENIDAVLFTSYHNINYYADFLYCSFGRKYGLVVTDRKVVSISANIDGGQPWRRTVGDYNVVYTDWQRDNFFRAVQGEIDNKGRVGVEFDQIPVEVLGKLKAALSSVEFVDISAQTMRMRMIKSAEEIEVIKHGANVCDVGGAALAAAVHEGVPEHEVALASTQAMVREIARRFPDSELMDTWTWFQSGINTDGAHNPVTTRKVQKGDILSLNCFSMIAGYYTALERTMFFDHCPDEHLRLWKVNVEVHEAGLKLIKPGARCCDIANELNKIYAEYGLLKYRTFGYGHSFGVLSHYYGREAGLELREDIETVLEPNMVVSMEPMIMLPEGQPGAGGYREHDILVIGEKGATNITGFPYGPDHNIIAA
- a CDS encoding creatininase, coding for MKQSVVIGELAAPDYARRIGDGWPVLIPLGALEQHGPHMSMNPDVLLPTAIGIAVAQNIDALVAPAIAYGYKSQQKSGGGNHLCGTTSLDGHTLSSTIKDILKEFARHGARRMCLINGHFENSMFAVEGIDLALRELRWEGIDDVQVVLLSYWDFVTEATIARIYPDGFPGWAVEHGGVLETSLMLHLHPHLVDMSQVPAHAAATFPPYDVFPPIPEWTPASGCLSSAAAATADKGKLLFDVCVEGMSQALSEAWQARANASLASRA
- the glyA gene encoding serine hydroxymethyltransferase; translation: MFSKEQTIAGFDPELSNAMLLERQRQEDHIELIASENYTSPRVLEAQGSVLTNKYAEGYPGKRYYGGCEHVDVVESLAIDRARQLFGAAYANVQPHSGSQANAAVYLALLAPGDTILGMSLAHGGHLTHGAKVSFSGKVFNAVQYGVDASTGLIDYDEVERLALEHRPKMIVAGFSAYSRVLDFARFREIADRIDAYLFVDMAHVAGLVAAGLYPNPIPFADVVTTTTHKTLRGPRGGLILARANEAIEKKLNSMVFPGTQGGPLMHVIAAKAVAFREALGAEFVAYQKQTLANARAMVAVFIERGYKIVSGGTDDHLFLVDLIDKGITGKDADAALGRAHITVNKNAVPNDPQSPFVTSGIRIGTPALTTRGFDENDAKLTASLVCDVLEHLGDAQTEARVREQVGQLCARLPVYDR
- a CDS encoding ribonuclease; translated protein: MKRAWAFSCILALGAILSGCNKDGSQNATQNPDASASQALPQPGQAASGTPAASGAQERSTPAAITKAQLPGEAAETLRLIKAGGPFPFGEDGVLFRNSASLLPQHPRGYYHAYTVRTPGSTDRGLRRIVCGGPRKQTTDCYYTEDYYASFKRIAE